A region of Micromonospora sp. WMMD882 DNA encodes the following proteins:
- a CDS encoding ATP-binding cassette domain-containing protein, which yields MWDVVRAAAPRAAAVVLVAHVLSGVVSALGLLATTDVLAGLLAPGSARHRLAAALPALTLVVVALVVRGALDTVAESAQARLVPTVRLVAEERLVDAALRADLAAFDDPSFYHRLHRAGERGLMRLEESTQHLLALVGAATAMVAVAGTLGVLHPALLPVLLLAALPQGWAVLRSARLEYASQSRTVTLQRRIDMVGELAVRRESAAEIRSHQAEPLVRAEYRQAAGRLHGHWVRLGVAQARTRAVGRALAGVGLAATYAGLGLLVRSGWVPLAVAGAAAIAVQVGASALARLIVAANHLAEQGLYIADYQEFLADAASRARPSTGRPAPAVPARIDLLGVGFRYPGSEGTPPALRGIDLTIRAGETIALVGENGSGKTTLAKLLGGLYRPTSGRITWDGTDLADLDPTSVADRVTTVLQEPVRWPLSARMNVRVGRHDRVDPHDHALLAAARQARADEVVDSLPHGWHTVLSAYFLGGRDLSGGQWQRVAVARGLYRDAPVLIWDEPTAPLDARAEHAVYESLRELAGGRTVVLITHRLASVRHADRIYLLHEGRIVEQGTHQELLTAGGRYAELHALQDRLREVGA from the coding sequence GTGTGGGACGTCGTCCGGGCGGCGGCGCCCCGCGCGGCGGCGGTCGTGCTGGTCGCGCACGTCCTCTCCGGTGTCGTGTCGGCCCTCGGGCTGCTGGCCACGACCGACGTGCTGGCCGGTCTGCTCGCCCCGGGCAGCGCCCGGCACCGGCTGGCCGCCGCTCTGCCCGCGCTCACCCTGGTCGTCGTCGCCCTGGTCGTCCGGGGCGCGTTGGACACGGTGGCCGAGTCGGCCCAGGCCCGGCTGGTGCCGACGGTGCGGCTGGTGGCCGAGGAACGTCTGGTCGACGCCGCCCTGCGGGCCGACCTGGCGGCCTTCGACGACCCGTCCTTCTACCACCGTCTGCACCGGGCCGGGGAACGCGGCCTGATGCGACTGGAGGAGTCGACGCAACACCTGCTGGCCCTGGTCGGCGCGGCCACCGCCATGGTCGCGGTCGCCGGTACCCTCGGCGTGCTGCATCCGGCGCTGCTGCCGGTGCTGTTACTGGCGGCGCTGCCGCAGGGCTGGGCGGTCCTGCGGTCCGCCCGACTGGAGTACGCGAGCCAGAGCCGCACGGTGACGCTGCAACGACGGATCGACATGGTCGGCGAACTGGCCGTCCGCCGGGAGTCCGCCGCCGAGATCCGGTCCCACCAGGCCGAGCCGCTGGTGCGGGCCGAGTACCGGCAGGCGGCCGGCAGGTTGCACGGGCACTGGGTGCGGCTCGGCGTCGCCCAGGCCCGGACCCGGGCGGTGGGGCGGGCCCTGGCCGGTGTCGGCCTGGCCGCGACGTACGCCGGGCTGGGCCTGCTGGTGCGCTCCGGCTGGGTGCCGCTGGCTGTCGCCGGGGCCGCCGCGATCGCCGTGCAGGTGGGGGCCAGCGCTCTGGCCCGCCTGATCGTGGCGGCCAACCACCTGGCCGAACAGGGCCTCTACATCGCCGACTACCAGGAGTTCCTGGCCGACGCGGCGAGCCGGGCCCGGCCGTCGACCGGCCGACCCGCGCCCGCCGTGCCGGCCCGCATCGACCTGCTCGGGGTCGGGTTCCGCTACCCGGGCAGCGAGGGGACGCCACCGGCCCTGCGTGGGATCGATCTGACCATCCGGGCCGGCGAGACCATCGCCCTGGTGGGGGAGAACGGCTCCGGCAAGACCACCCTGGCCAAGCTCCTCGGCGGACTGTACCGGCCCACCAGCGGCCGGATCACCTGGGACGGCACGGACCTCGCCGACCTCGACCCGACGAGTGTGGCCGACCGGGTGACGACCGTGTTGCAGGAACCGGTGCGCTGGCCGCTCAGCGCCCGGATGAACGTCCGGGTCGGCCGGCACGACCGGGTCGACCCGCACGACCACGCGTTGCTCGCCGCCGCCCGTCAGGCGCGGGCCGACGAGGTCGTCGACAGCCTGCCCCACGGGTGGCACACCGTGCTGTCCGCGTACTTCCTGGGTGGGCGGGACCTGTCCGGTGGGCAGTGGCAGCGCGTCGCCGTGGCCCGTGGCCTGTACCGGGACGCGCCGGTGCTCATCTGGGACGAGCCCACCGCGCCGCTGGACGCGCGGGCCGAGCACGCCGTGTACGAGTCGCTGCGCGAGCTCGCCGGGGGCCGTACCGTCGTGCTGATCACCCACCGGTTGGCCAGCGTCCGCCACGCGGACCGGATCTACCTGCTGCACGAGGGCCGCATCGTGGAACAGGGCACCCACCAGGAACTGCTCACCGCCGGCGGTCGTTACGCCGAGCTGCACGCCCTGCAGGACCGGCTCCGCGAGGTGGGCGCCTGA
- a CDS encoding ABC-F family ATP-binding cassette domain-containing protein — protein sequence MSAQLTLRAVSKSFAHRRVFDAVSCAVRPGERVGIVGENGVGKSTLLRMIAGRDDPDDGEIIVTAAGGVGHLGQVVDLPDDSTVGDAIDAALGEIRELGRRIAAAERELGSATDERMAEYGALRTAFELRDGYRADAKVQAAMSRLGVGDLDRDRRLGTLSGGQLARLALAGVLSAEPELLLLDEPTNDLDQEAVAWLEGRLRGHHGTVVVVTHDRLLLERVATAIVEVDGDRRTVRRYGDGYAGYLAERRAARQRWEQAYAEWVGEVERWTEWGATTAYRVAPGRAIRDHNKCKYNGDGRRVQESISTRVRSAAERLGRLRAEPVPEPPEPLRLHAPLDADGLDGPVLELRDVRVDGRLDVDELVLSAGQRLLVSGPNGAGKSTLLEVASGRLRPDRGAVVRHGRIGYLPQDVPPPRPDVSLLTAFSQGRVGAPEEHRERLRSMGLFRPDDFRTPVGALSVGQRRRLALARLLDRDADLLLLDEPTNHLSLTLVEEFEAALEGYPGAVVVVSHDRMLRQRWRGGELTLRSGRLSRRTA from the coding sequence ATGTCAGCTCAGCTCACGTTGCGGGCCGTCAGCAAGTCCTTCGCCCACCGCCGCGTGTTCGACGCCGTCTCCTGCGCCGTCCGGCCCGGCGAGCGGGTCGGCATCGTGGGGGAGAACGGCGTCGGCAAGTCCACGCTCCTGCGGATGATCGCCGGCCGCGACGATCCGGACGACGGCGAGATCATCGTGACGGCGGCCGGCGGCGTGGGGCACCTGGGCCAGGTGGTCGACCTGCCGGACGACTCGACCGTCGGCGACGCGATCGACGCCGCGCTCGGCGAGATCCGCGAGCTGGGGCGGCGGATCGCCGCCGCCGAGCGGGAGCTCGGGTCCGCCACCGACGAGCGGATGGCCGAGTACGGCGCGCTGCGGACGGCCTTCGAACTGCGGGACGGGTACCGGGCCGACGCCAAGGTCCAGGCGGCGATGTCCAGACTCGGCGTCGGCGACCTCGACCGGGATCGTCGGCTCGGCACGCTGTCCGGTGGTCAGCTCGCCCGGCTCGCGCTGGCCGGCGTGCTCTCCGCCGAGCCGGAGCTGCTGCTGCTCGACGAGCCGACGAACGACCTCGACCAGGAGGCGGTGGCCTGGCTGGAGGGCCGGTTGCGTGGCCACCACGGCACGGTCGTCGTGGTCACCCACGACCGGCTGCTGCTGGAGCGGGTCGCGACCGCGATCGTCGAGGTCGACGGCGACCGGCGCACGGTGCGCCGGTACGGCGACGGCTACGCCGGCTATCTCGCCGAGAGGCGCGCCGCCCGGCAGCGCTGGGAGCAGGCGTACGCGGAGTGGGTGGGTGAGGTCGAGCGTTGGACGGAGTGGGGCGCGACCACCGCCTACCGGGTGGCCCCCGGTCGCGCCATCAGGGACCACAACAAGTGCAAGTACAACGGTGACGGCAGACGGGTGCAGGAGTCCATCTCCACCCGGGTGCGCAGCGCGGCCGAGCGACTCGGGCGGTTGCGGGCCGAGCCGGTGCCCGAGCCGCCCGAGCCGCTGCGCCTGCACGCTCCGCTGGACGCCGACGGCCTCGACGGACCGGTGCTGGAACTGCGCGACGTACGGGTCGACGGCCGGCTCGACGTCGACGAGCTGGTGTTGTCCGCCGGCCAGCGGCTGCTGGTGTCGGGTCCCAACGGGGCGGGCAAGTCCACGTTGCTGGAGGTGGCGTCGGGCCGGCTGCGCCCGGACCGGGGCGCCGTCGTACGCCACGGCCGGATCGGATACCTGCCGCAGGACGTCCCGCCGCCCCGGCCGGACGTCAGTCTCCTGACCGCGTTCAGCCAGGGTCGGGTGGGCGCCCCGGAGGAGCACCGGGAACGTCTGCGGTCGATGGGTTTGTTCCGGCCGGACGACTTCCGTACGCCGGTCGGCGCGCTGTCGGTCGGGCAACGGCGTCGGCTCGCGCTGGCCCGCCTGCTGGACCGGGACGCCGACCTCCTGCTGCTCGACGAGCCGACGAACCACCTGTCCCTGACGCTGGTGGAGGAGTTCGAGGCCGCGCTGGAGGGCTACCCCGGCGCGGTCGTCGTGGTCTCGCACGACCGGATGCTGCGCCAGCGGTGGCGGGGCGGCGAGCTCACCCTGCGCTCCGGGCGGCTGAGCCGCCGGACGGCGTAG
- a CDS encoding ABC-F family ATP-binding cassette domain-containing protein, which produces MAKSYGDRQVFDGTSLSASPGQRIGLVGENGVGKSTLLRLLAGVEEPDAGEVRRPADCGFLWQESPFAPDATVQDVVDDSLAELRAARTRLDQLTAELERRPDDADVLAAYGDQIEWAQDHDLWDADRRAELVLAGLGLAATDRSRPLATLSGGQRSRLGLAGLLIRQPRAMLLDEPTNHLDDEAVGFLEERLRGLPGVVVVASHDRVFLDEVCTDIVDLDPTRGTASRYGGAYTEYLRAKRRERIRWQEQYAAEQVQLDELREAVRTTARAVNHARTIRDNNKVGYDRHGGRVQKQVSRRVRDARQRLDELTRDQVREPPNPLAFAATLTGSPADDRVAVSLSGVAVAGRLNVDRLDVSTSERLLVTGPNGAGKSTLLRVIAGRLVPDAGAVLRAGGVRIGLLEQEVRFPDDEQTPRQVYDAAAGPDPVSLAQLGLLAPRDVDRPLGRLSVGQRRRLALALLVATPPDVLLLDEPTNHLSLSLVEELEDALRTAPGAVVVASHDRWLRRGWKGAELSLLNGAIV; this is translated from the coding sequence GTGGCGAAATCCTATGGTGACCGGCAGGTGTTCGACGGGACGTCCCTCTCCGCGTCCCCGGGCCAGCGCATCGGCCTGGTGGGGGAGAACGGCGTCGGCAAGTCGACGCTGCTGCGGCTGCTGGCCGGGGTGGAGGAGCCCGACGCCGGCGAGGTGCGACGCCCGGCCGACTGCGGCTTCCTGTGGCAGGAGTCGCCGTTCGCGCCGGACGCGACGGTGCAGGACGTCGTCGACGACTCGCTCGCCGAGCTGCGGGCCGCCCGGACCAGGCTGGACCAGCTCACCGCAGAGCTGGAGCGACGGCCGGACGACGCCGACGTGCTCGCCGCCTACGGCGACCAGATCGAGTGGGCGCAGGACCACGACCTCTGGGACGCCGACCGTCGGGCCGAGCTCGTGCTGGCCGGGCTCGGGCTGGCCGCCACGGATCGGTCGCGACCGCTCGCGACGCTCTCCGGAGGCCAACGTTCCCGGCTGGGTCTGGCCGGGCTGCTGATCCGGCAACCGCGGGCGATGTTGCTGGACGAGCCGACGAACCACCTCGACGACGAGGCGGTCGGTTTCCTGGAGGAGCGGTTGCGGGGGCTGCCCGGGGTGGTCGTCGTCGCCTCGCACGACCGGGTGTTCCTGGACGAGGTCTGCACCGACATCGTCGACCTGGACCCGACCCGCGGCACGGCGAGCCGCTACGGTGGCGCGTACACCGAGTACCTGCGGGCCAAACGCCGGGAGCGGATCCGCTGGCAGGAGCAGTACGCGGCCGAGCAGGTACAGCTCGACGAGCTGCGCGAGGCGGTGCGGACCACGGCGCGGGCGGTCAACCACGCGCGGACCATCAGGGACAACAACAAGGTCGGGTACGACCGGCACGGTGGCCGGGTGCAGAAGCAGGTTTCCCGACGGGTGCGCGACGCCCGGCAACGCCTGGACGAGTTGACCCGCGACCAGGTGCGCGAACCCCCGAACCCGCTGGCTTTCGCGGCGACGCTCACCGGCAGCCCGGCAGACGACCGGGTCGCGGTGTCGCTGTCCGGGGTGGCGGTGGCCGGGCGGCTGAACGTCGACCGTCTCGACGTCTCCACATCGGAGCGGCTGCTGGTCACCGGCCCGAACGGCGCCGGCAAGTCCACCCTGCTGCGGGTGATCGCCGGTCGTCTCGTGCCGGACGCCGGAGCGGTGCTGCGGGCCGGCGGCGTCCGCATCGGCCTGTTGGAGCAGGAGGTGCGCTTCCCCGACGACGAACAGACCCCGCGGCAGGTCTACGACGCGGCGGCCGGACCCGACCCGGTGTCGTTGGCGCAACTCGGTCTGCTGGCCCCGCGCGACGTGGACCGCCCGCTCGGCCGCCTCTCCGTCGGGCAGCGACGGCGGCTGGCGCTCGCGCTGCTGGTGGCCACGCCACCGGACGTGCTGCTGCTCGACGAACCGACCAACCACCTGTCGCTGAGCCTGGTCGAGGAGCTGGAGGACGCGCTGCGGACGGCGCCCGGCGCGGTCGTCGTCGCCTCGCACGACCGCTGGCTGCGGCGCGGCTGGAAGGGCGCCGAGCTCTCCCTGTTGAACGGCGCGATCGTCTGA